A part of Methanocalculus alkaliphilus genomic DNA contains:
- a CDS encoding molybdopterin biosynthesis protein: MVNRYLSLVSLEEAVETIMTRCPPQKRITRIPLLESVGKVTAEPVFAYYSVPEAHLSAMDGIAVRSQDTTGATDKKPVVPDNAVRVNTGNVLPPGSDAVIMIEDVEELEGKYAIRRPAAPWQHVRPVGEDIAESEMAIPRGHRILYHDVGALAAYGVTDLAVSTIRAGLIPTGSELVPHGKRPLPGQVVESNCLMAAAHLRSLGIDAVLYPPVADEPDAIRSAISEAAENCDLVIVSAGSSKGTKDYTARIIEEIGEVLIHGVAIKPGKPVIIGRVNATPIIGLPGYPLSALTIIREIITPVIRMAGGSAPDYGTIQAELTRTLASDIGTDEFVLMTAGEVAGRLIATPLSRGAGVQMSAVRSNGVLRIPRDSEGAETGQEVDIALSVPEEAIRSGLIFAGSHDPALDRMADLLAPLPLHSAHVGSMGGVLALKRRHCHAAPMHLLAPDGTYNLRYLERYLPGEEVTLICVAEREQGIASRDGLSFEDITTSSFVNRQKGSGTRMLLDHLLKERGIDPGSITGYDREMTTHLAVALAVKSGEADTGLCVASAAETAGLSFVPIGTERYELAIMTEDLLDPRISALIETIGSDAFRSILSGMGGYRTGETGTLQTLHL; the protein is encoded by the coding sequence GTGGTGAACAGGTACCTCTCCCTCGTCTCCCTCGAAGAGGCGGTAGAGACCATCATGACCCGATGCCCTCCACAGAAGCGGATCACCAGGATCCCGCTCCTTGAGAGTGTCGGGAAGGTTACGGCAGAACCGGTCTTTGCATACTATTCGGTGCCGGAGGCCCACCTCTCGGCAATGGACGGGATTGCGGTCCGATCACAGGATACGACGGGAGCAACAGATAAAAAGCCGGTTGTCCCTGACAATGCCGTCCGGGTCAATACAGGAAATGTCCTCCCTCCGGGATCTGACGCGGTGATCATGATCGAGGATGTCGAAGAGCTGGAAGGGAAGTATGCCATCCGAAGGCCGGCCGCCCCCTGGCAGCATGTCCGGCCGGTCGGAGAAGATATCGCCGAATCTGAGATGGCCATCCCGCGGGGCCATCGGATCCTGTATCATGATGTCGGGGCACTCGCCGCGTACGGGGTCACCGACCTCGCCGTCTCCACCATCCGGGCAGGGCTGATCCCGACCGGGAGCGAGCTTGTCCCCCATGGAAAGCGCCCCCTACCCGGCCAGGTCGTTGAGAGCAACTGCCTGATGGCGGCAGCCCACCTCAGGTCCCTGGGTATCGACGCGGTCCTCTATCCCCCGGTGGCAGATGAGCCGGATGCCATCAGGTCTGCGATCAGCGAGGCCGCGGAGAATTGTGACCTTGTGATAGTATCCGCGGGATCGTCAAAGGGGACGAAGGACTATACCGCCCGGATCATCGAAGAGATTGGGGAGGTCCTCATCCATGGTGTCGCGATCAAACCCGGAAAACCGGTGATCATCGGAAGGGTCAATGCAACGCCGATCATCGGTCTTCCCGGCTATCCACTCTCCGCCCTGACGATCATCCGTGAGATCATCACCCCCGTCATCAGGATGGCAGGAGGCAGTGCTCCGGACTATGGGACCATACAAGCCGAACTTACCAGAACACTCGCTTCAGATATCGGTACAGACGAGTTTGTCCTGATGACGGCAGGCGAGGTTGCCGGCAGGTTGATCGCCACACCCCTCTCCCGGGGTGCCGGTGTCCAGATGAGCGCTGTCCGATCAAACGGAGTACTACGGATTCCCCGGGATAGCGAAGGGGCAGAGACGGGCCAGGAGGTTGATATAGCGCTCTCTGTCCCTGAAGAGGCGATCCGATCCGGCCTCATTTTTGCAGGAAGCCATGATCCCGCCCTTGACCGGATGGCTGATCTCCTTGCACCGCTCCCTCTCCACTCGGCACATGTCGGAAGCATGGGCGGGGTGCTGGCATTGAAGCGGCGGCATTGCCATGCGGCACCCATGCATCTTCTTGCACCAGATGGAACCTACAACCTCCGGTACCTGGAGCGGTATCTCCCTGGTGAGGAGGTGACACTCATCTGTGTCGCCGAGCGGGAGCAGGGGATCGCATCGCGGGATGGCCTCTCGTTTGAGGATATCACCACCTCCTCGTTCGTCAACCGGCAGAAGGGATCCGGAACCAGGATGCTCCTTGATCACCTTCTGAAGGAGAGAGGAATCGATCCCGGATCAATCACGGGATACGACCGTGAGATGACGACACACCTCGCTGTCGCCCTCGCTGTGAAGAGCGGGGAGGCAGATACCGGGCTCTGTGTCGCATCTGCAGCAGAGACAGCAGGCCTCTCCTTTGTTCCGATAGGCACCGAACGGTATGAGCTGGCGATCATGACCGAGGATCTTCTGGACCC